From Methanococcus maripaludis, the proteins below share one genomic window:
- the truD gene encoding tRNA pseudouridine(13) synthase TruD, translating into MKFRQKHEDFIVTEILDYELNDYGNYFLYKLQKNGIENLKAISYLSKNFEVPTKEIGYCGLKDRHAITTQYVSIPKEYGKLSLDEDNLKLEYVGTIEKPLKIGRLYGNRFEIIARAIDKDEFLKIADNIRTLSSGAPNYYDDQRFGSVFNGKFIAKEILKGNYEEVVKILLTSYTKSEKKQLKDLKRFIAKNWGNWDECLKYIDKKQIRSKMFRNMVKSLTYENDFKKAFKYVDNRLKELFISAYQSYLWNECLKEFLKEVIPKENRIYVDYSCGTFLFYENIDEELFVKLKEMDFPTIVSDVEYTDSEKRIIKAILKKERIKISDFEKLDFGKLKYTKRLIISIPEDVNTGKFKSDELNSKKYKIDLEFSLKKGSYATIILKRVFNIL; encoded by the coding sequence ATGAAATTTAGACAAAAACACGAAGATTTCATTGTAACTGAGATTTTAGACTATGAATTGAATGATTACGGAAACTATTTTCTGTATAAACTTCAAAAAAACGGAATAGAAAATTTAAAGGCAATTTCATATCTTTCAAAAAATTTTGAAGTTCCTACAAAAGAAATTGGCTACTGTGGTTTGAAGGACAGGCACGCAATCACAACTCAATATGTTTCAATTCCAAAAGAATATGGTAAATTATCCCTTGACGAAGATAATTTAAAGCTTGAATATGTTGGAACCATTGAAAAACCCTTAAAAATTGGAAGATTATATGGAAACAGGTTTGAAATCATAGCAAGGGCTATCGATAAAGACGAATTTTTAAAAATTGCAGATAATATACGAACTTTAAGTTCTGGTGCGCCAAATTACTACGATGATCAGAGATTTGGAAGTGTATTTAACGGTAAATTTATAGCAAAGGAGATTTTGAAAGGCAATTATGAAGAAGTCGTTAAAATACTTTTAACAAGCTATACAAAAAGTGAAAAAAAGCAATTAAAGGATTTAAAACGATTTATTGCCAAAAATTGGGGCAACTGGGATGAATGCTTAAAATATATCGATAAGAAGCAGATAAGAAGTAAAATGTTTAGAAATATGGTAAAGTCTTTAACATACGAAAATGATTTTAAAAAAGCGTTTAAATATGTTGATAATCGGTTAAAAGAGCTATTTATCTCCGCATATCAAAGTTACCTTTGGAACGAATGCTTAAAAGAGTTTTTAAAAGAAGTTATTCCAAAAGAAAATAGAATATATGTTGATTATTCCTGCGGAACATTTTTGTTTTACGAAAATATTGACGAAGAATTGTTTGTTAAATTAAAAGAAATGGATTTTCCAACGATAGTTTCAGACGTAGAGTACACTGATTCAGAAAAAAGAATAATAAAGGCAATTTTGAAAAAAGAACGGATTAAAATTTCAGATTTTGAGAAATTGGATTTTGGAAAATTAAAATACACAAAAAGACTGATTATTTCAATTCCTGAAGATGTCAATACTGGAAAGTTCAAATCTGACGAATTAAACTCAAAAAAGTACAAAATAGATTTAGAATTTAGTTTAAAGAAGGGAAGCTATGCAACTATAATTTTAAAAAGGGTTTTTAATATTTTATAA
- the argH gene encoding argininosuccinate lyase — MNILRRGRLGSNVKEDVMKFTTSLEFDKEIFESDILCDIAHTTMLVEQNVISEENGKKIIAELKKIAKKGMENLDLDPSLDDIHMVIESELIKELGEDVAGRMHTGRSRNDEVATDLRLSLRKKVLEIIGHLITMEKNMLAVSNAHKDTLTVGYTHLQQAQPVTFGHQILSHVSAIERDISRFFDTYNRINISPLGCGAMATTGFNLNRKRTKDLLGFYGIIENSMDGVSSRDFIVETMANISMLGTNLSKICEELVVFSSAEFNTIEIANEYTSTSSIMPQKKNPDVAEITRAKLSTLNGELVTVLTIMKALPNTYNRDLQEISPHLWKSVYTLIDSIQMVDGMISTVKVNKERMKENAEKNYSTATELADTLVRECGIAFRMAHGIVGELVKRSIEEKVEIKEIISEVLEKNNLSLSQEKIDTALDPFENVKLRNVIGGPAPEEVERAISSFNEKISTHKVKLDEKISEIKTAEKNLLE; from the coding sequence ATGAACATTTTAAGAAGGGGAAGACTTGGAAGCAACGTCAAGGAAGACGTGATGAAATTCACTACAAGCCTTGAATTTGATAAAGAAATCTTTGAAAGTGATATTTTATGCGACATTGCGCATACAACGATGCTTGTTGAACAGAACGTGATTTCAGAAGAAAACGGTAAAAAAATAATTGCAGAACTTAAAAAAATAGCGAAAAAAGGCATGGAAAATCTTGATCTTGACCCATCACTCGATGACATTCACATGGTAATTGAAAGTGAATTAATAAAGGAACTTGGTGAAGATGTTGCTGGAAGAATGCATACTGGAAGGAGCCGAAATGACGAAGTTGCAACTGATTTAAGGCTTTCTTTGAGGAAAAAAGTTCTTGAAATAATTGGCCATTTGATTACAATGGAAAAAAATATGCTCGCGGTTTCAAATGCACATAAAGACACGTTAACTGTTGGATACACGCATTTGCAGCAGGCGCAACCTGTAACTTTTGGACATCAAATTTTGAGCCATGTTTCAGCGATTGAAAGAGATATTTCAAGGTTTTTTGACACATACAATAGAATAAATATCTCCCCACTAGGATGCGGTGCAATGGCCACAACAGGATTTAACCTGAACAGAAAAAGAACAAAAGATCTTCTTGGATTTTACGGAATAATTGAAAATTCAATGGATGGTGTGTCTTCAAGAGATTTCATCGTTGAAACAATGGCAAACATATCGATGCTTGGAACAAACCTCTCAAAAATATGTGAAGAACTCGTCGTGTTTTCAAGTGCAGAATTTAACACCATTGAAATTGCAAACGAATACACCTCCACCTCTTCAATTATGCCTCAGAAAAAAAACCCCGATGTTGCAGAAATTACAAGAGCAAAACTTTCAACGTTAAATGGGGAACTTGTAACGGTTTTAACAATTATGAAAGCGCTTCCAAATACATACAATAGGGATTTACAGGAAATCAGTCCGCACCTTTGGAAAAGTGTCTACACCCTTATTGATAGTATTCAAATGGTTGACGGAATGATATCAACTGTTAAAGTAAATAAAGAAAGAATGAAAGAAAATGCAGAGAAAAACTACTCAACTGCGACAGAACTTGCAGATACGCTTGTAAGAGAATGCGGAATTGCATTTAGAATGGCTCATGGGATTGTTGGAGAGCTCGTGAAAAGGTCTATTGAAGAAAAAGTCGAAATTAAAGAAATAATTTCAGAGGTTCTTGAAAAGAATAACCTTTCATTAAGCCAGGAAAAAATTGATACTGCACTCGATCCTTTTGAAAACGTGAAATTAAGAAATGTAATCGGTGGACCGGCCCCTGAAGAAGTAGAAAGGGCAATATCTTCATTTAATGAAAAAATTTCAACACATAAAGTAAAATTAGATGAAAAAATTTCTGAAATTAAAACAGCTGAAAAAAATCTCTTAGAATAA
- a CDS encoding CoA-binding protein codes for MNRSNHTKNSELGKILEGLEIKKLLDSSKNIAVIGISKNSEKPSYFVSKYLIESGFNVYFVNPNYSGEKILNHVVYSNISEIKERIDIVSIFVNPSRTIAIAKDAVKVGFKTFWFQLETSNKETVNYVLKNGFDVVLEKCIMTKNQKFL; via the coding sequence ATGAATCGTTCAAATCATACAAAAAATTCAGAACTTGGAAAAATTTTAGAAGGGTTGGAAATTAAAAAACTCCTTGACTCTTCAAAAAATATTGCGGTTATTGGAATTTCAAAAAATAGCGAAAAACCGAGTTACTTCGTTTCAAAATATTTGATAGAATCGGGATTTAATGTTTATTTTGTAAATCCAAACTATTCGGGAGAAAAAATACTAAATCATGTTGTATATTCAAATATTTCTGAAATAAAAGAAAGAATAGACATCGTATCGATATTTGTAAACCCGTCAAGGACCATTGCTATTGCCAAAGATGCTGTTAAGGTAGGATTTAAAACATTTTGGTTTCAGCTTGAAACTTCGAATAAAGAAACAGTGAATTATGTTTTGAAAAACGGTTTTGATGTTGTTTTGGAAAAGTGCATCATGACTAAAAATCAAAAATTTTTATAG
- a CDS encoding DNA cytosine methyltransferase, which yields MNFIDLFCGCGGFSRGFVEMGFKPLLAIELDENAANSYALNYNGMVFEKKLNDILEKDVYFKLEDFLVQDDIEEFKKSNNYENLNPVVINEDIREINSKYITNKIKDTSYSKIDVVIGGPPCEGYTGANPNRERSPFNRLYRDPVGRLVLDYIRIVGDISPEVFVMENVPGILNYETRENIEKEFSRAGYDELYFHVFDSENYGNPSFRKRVIISNIPLNLEKTDNVDVKTALSNIDRNALNNEKYPLPEKIAKGIHKIKIGGSAVKFKACGGVLDNYIRLSMEGNSETVMGKRRFIHPDEDRLLTVREQARLMSYPDTHIFAGGITAQYNQVGESVPPSLSLAIAKEVKKYFNR from the coding sequence ATGAATTTTATAGATTTATTCTGTGGATGCGGCGGTTTTTCGAGAGGATTTGTCGAAATGGGATTTAAACCACTTTTGGCAATTGAATTGGATGAAAACGCGGCAAATTCGTATGCTTTAAATTATAATGGAATGGTTTTTGAAAAAAAATTAAACGATATTTTAGAAAAAGATGTCTATTTTAAACTCGAAGATTTTTTAGTTCAAGATGATATTGAAGAATTTAAAAAATCAAATAATTATGAAAATTTAAATCCTGTTGTAATTAATGAGGATATACGGGAAATAAATTCAAAATACATAACGAATAAAATTAAAGATACGTCTTATTCAAAAATCGATGTGGTTATAGGCGGACCGCCTTGTGAAGGATACACCGGTGCAAATCCAAATCGTGAAAGGAGTCCATTTAACAGGCTTTATCGAGATCCTGTTGGAAGGCTGGTTTTAGATTATATTAGAATTGTTGGAGATATTTCTCCAGAAGTTTTTGTAATGGAAAATGTTCCGGGGATTTTAAACTACGAAACTAGGGAAAATATCGAAAAAGAGTTTTCAAGAGCAGGATACGACGAATTGTACTTTCATGTTTTTGATTCTGAAAATTACGGAAATCCTTCCTTTAGAAAACGGGTAATTATTTCAAATATTCCCCTAAATCTCGAAAAAACTGATAATGTGGATGTAAAAACTGCTTTATCAAATATCGATAGAAATGCATTGAATAATGAAAAATATCCCCTTCCAGAAAAGATTGCGAAAGGCATTCATAAAATTAAAATTGGAGGTTCCGCAGTTAAGTTTAAGGCCTGTGGCGGAGTTTTAGACAATTACATAAGGCTTTCAATGGAAGGAAACTCTGAAACCGTGATGGGAAAAAGGAGATTTATTCATCCTGATGAGGATAGACTTTTAACAGTTCGGGAACAGGCAAGGCTCATGAGTTATCCGGACACCCATATTTTTGCAGGAGGAATTACTGCCCAGTACAATCAAGTTGGAGAAAGCGTTCCACCATCCTTATCATTAGCAATTGCAAAAGAAGTTAAAAAATATTTTAATAGGTAA
- a CDS encoding RecB-family nuclease, translated as MFIALHNTFSSKQIEEFTKTVFGMGIDSVIFTRATGSAAQNGIPIAQKMAIKLNKNLMFLEDIDDAVEILNPERVILISDSKIAEEKIDFKSIGKRDLVIFSGNSSGFSKKELEKGTGMHILENNIGAIGEVAVFLYKMNE; from the coding sequence ATGTTTATCGCACTTCACAACACTTTTAGTTCAAAACAGATAGAAGAATTTACAAAAACGGTTTTTGGAATGGGGATCGACTCCGTAATATTTACAAGGGCAACGGGTTCAGCAGCTCAGAATGGAATTCCTATCGCTCAAAAAATGGCTATAAAACTGAATAAAAATCTAATGTTTCTCGAAGACATCGATGATGCAGTCGAGATTTTAAACCCTGAACGAGTAATATTAATATCCGACAGTAAAATTGCAGAAGAAAAAATTGACTTTAAATCTATTGGAAAGAGGGATTTGGTAATTTTTTCAGGAAATTCATCAGGCTTTTCAAAAAAGGAACTGGAAAAAGGAACTGGAATGCATATTTTAGAAAATAATATTGGTGCAATTGGCGAAGTTGCAGTTTTTCTCTACAAAATGAACGAATAA
- a CDS encoding DNA-directed DNA polymerase II small subunit, producing MINDFLNIQVLLAPESYSRLQNLDSNDFSDLFNKIKEFKSKKDDFILLDSHFLNIFLGTNLKNIFEEYGKFDFLAYYTSNEVASEEKILEKDDFEPIGEVKLENEEIFKPKMENKAYDLDFEDIEEEEPELDEIHKKLEEERKERLLEIRSIRESVNNKINYYAKDIEAQIHVYDEYDVTGKSTCEGTLDDFVKYFKDRCSTLRKIIELKNQKKAYPLNQLFRRKKENEVFIAGIVSDVNSTKNGHKMVELEDENGTFRVLLMKDKMEKGDLPSDVLLDEVIGFEGTINDKGDLMFVDRAFRPDITPKPTKTTDEKIYTAFLSDVHVGSREFLNKVFAKFIRFLNGEVNNGLEEKIVSRLKYISIAGDLVDGVGIYPGQEYDLYDVDIISQYAEVAAYLEQVPEHIKFIICPGNHDALRPAEPQPTFDESITSLFPKENVTFVGNPGVVNMHGLDLLMYHGRSFDDIIGQISSAQYTNPPSIMTELLKRRHLCPTYGGRCPIAPEHVDYLAIHTEPDIFHTGHIHINGYDNYHGVRMINSGTFQEQTDFQKRMGIKPTPGIIPIQDLSKREQHMIEWNQGKIEIN from the coding sequence ATGATAAACGACTTTTTAAACATTCAGGTACTTTTAGCTCCTGAAAGCTATTCGAGACTTCAAAATCTTGACAGCAATGATTTTTCAGATTTATTTAATAAAATAAAAGAATTTAAAAGCAAAAAAGACGATTTTATTCTTCTTGATTCGCATTTTTTAAACATATTTTTGGGAACTAATTTAAAAAATATTTTTGAAGAATACGGAAAATTCGATTTTTTAGCATACTACACATCAAACGAAGTGGCATCTGAAGAAAAAATTTTAGAAAAAGATGATTTTGAGCCAATTGGTGAAGTTAAACTTGAAAATGAAGAAATTTTTAAGCCTAAAATGGAAAATAAGGCTTACGATTTAGATTTTGAGGATATTGAAGAAGAGGAGCCGGAACTTGATGAAATACATAAAAAATTAGAAGAAGAGCGAAAAGAAAGACTTTTAGAAATAAGATCTATTCGAGAAAGCGTTAATAACAAGATAAACTACTACGCAAAAGATATCGAAGCACAAATACACGTTTACGATGAATATGATGTTACAGGAAAATCAACATGTGAAGGAACACTAGATGACTTTGTAAAATATTTTAAGGATAGGTGTAGTACTCTAAGAAAAATAATTGAATTGAAAAATCAAAAGAAAGCATACCCTTTAAACCAGCTTTTTAGGCGAAAAAAAGAAAATGAAGTGTTTATTGCAGGGATCGTTTCAGATGTGAATTCCACCAAAAACGGACACAAAATGGTTGAATTAGAAGATGAAAACGGAACTTTTAGGGTACTTTTGATGAAAGATAAAATGGAAAAAGGAGACCTTCCCTCAGACGTTCTTTTAGATGAAGTTATCGGTTTTGAAGGAACTATAAACGATAAGGGAGACTTGATGTTTGTAGATCGGGCATTTAGGCCAGATATTACTCCAAAACCCACAAAAACAACCGACGAAAAGATATACACTGCATTTTTGTCAGATGTTCACGTAGGAAGCCGTGAATTTTTAAATAAGGTCTTCGCAAAATTTATCCGGTTTTTAAATGGCGAAGTAAATAACGGTTTAGAAGAAAAAATAGTAAGCAGATTAAAATACATTTCAATTGCAGGGGATTTAGTAGATGGTGTTGGAATTTACCCTGGTCAAGAGTACGATCTTTATGATGTAGATATAATTTCACAGTATGCTGAAGTTGCAGCTTATTTAGAGCAGGTTCCAGAACATATAAAATTTATAATCTGTCCTGGTAACCACGATGCGTTAAGACCTGCGGAACCGCAGCCTACATTTGATGAATCGATAACGAGCCTATTTCCAAAAGAAAATGTTACATTTGTTGGAAACCCTGGTGTAGTAAATATGCATGGCCTTGATTTGTTGATGTATCACGGCAGAAGTTTTGATGACATTATCGGCCAGATTTCATCAGCCCAGTATACAAATCCTCCTTCAATCATGACTGAACTTTTAAAAAGAAGGCATTTATGCCCGACTTATGGTGGAAGATGTCCGATAGCTCCAGAACACGTTGATTATCTTGCAATACATACCGAACCTGATATTTTCCACACTGGACACATCCACATCAACGGGTATGATAATTATCATGGGGTAAGGATGATAAACAGTGGTACATTTCAGGAACAGACTGATTTCCAGAAAAGAATGGGTATCAAGCCTACACCTGGAATTATTCCGATACAGGATTTATCAAAAAGAGAACAACACATGATTGAATGGAATCAGGGAAAAATCGAAATAAATTAA
- a CDS encoding phosphoglycerol geranylgeranyltransferase, translated as MQIKLGEIESKLNKIIEEEGAAYFVLIDPDEKNYREIANHVKDYADAIIIGGSIGIINLDEVTKDIKEITGLPIILFPGNVDGVTKEADAVFFMSLMNSKNTYWNMTAPTLGALTIKKYGLETLPMAYLGIEPISRTAVGFVGEVNEIPQKKPEIAGLYSLSASYFGMRWAYLEAGSGAEYPVSNEMVGISKKLSGINIIVGGGIRTPEVAYEKVMSGADVIVTGTLTEKDPQAVVEMKKAIKKAGLDKLKMLSKK; from the coding sequence ATGCAGATAAAACTTGGAGAAATTGAGTCTAAACTGAATAAAATTATCGAAGAAGAAGGTGCAGCTTACTTCGTACTTATAGACCCTGATGAAAAGAACTATCGGGAAATTGCAAATCACGTCAAAGATTATGCTGATGCGATAATTATCGGGGGAAGTATCGGAATAATAAACCTCGATGAAGTTACAAAAGACATTAAGGAAATCACAGGACTTCCAATAATATTATTCCCTGGAAATGTTGATGGCGTCACAAAAGAAGCAGATGCGGTATTTTTTATGAGCCTCATGAACTCGAAAAACACGTACTGGAACATGACCGCACCAACTCTGGGCGCCCTTACAATTAAAAAATACGGACTTGAAACACTTCCTATGGCATATCTTGGAATTGAACCAATAAGCAGGACTGCTGTTGGATTTGTCGGGGAAGTAAATGAAATTCCGCAGAAAAAACCAGAAATTGCAGGACTTTACAGTCTTTCAGCATCATACTTTGGAATGAGATGGGCATATCTTGAAGCAGGAAGCGGTGCAGAATACCCTGTAAGCAATGAAATGGTTGGAATTTCCAAAAAATTAAGTGGAATAAACATTATTGTCGGCGGAGGAATAAGAACTCCCGAAGTAGCTTATGAAAAAGTCATGAGCGGTGCAGACGTAATTGTAACTGGAACCCTGACTGAAAAAGACCCGCAAGCTGTTGTAGAAATGAAAAAAGCAATTAAAAAGGCAGGACTTGATAAATTAAAAATGCTGTCTAAAAAATAA
- a CDS encoding 3-dehydroquinate synthase II, producing the protein MKFGWIKTTGNDLEERMESVKDALESSIPGIIAEKEEISSVRELGNIKIVSDNLDADIVLINKGEDLEILKSAKLSGKETGVYVVINTKEDEVYATDVSKLDFVDYIVLEGSDWTIIPLENIIADLFSEEIKIVSVVTNVKDAEAAYEILEKGVDGVVLIPKGINEVKDFSKLIERMNSESVKLEYATVTKIEPVGSGDRVCIDTCSMMEMGEGMLIGSYSRGMFLVHSETVENPYVATRPFRVNAGPVHAYILCPENKTKYLSDLKAGDKVLVVSKNGETREAIIGRVKIEKRPLFLVEAEYNGENLRTILQNAETIRLVGEDGKPVSVVDLKVGTKVLIKPDENARHFGMAIKETIIEK; encoded by the coding sequence ATGAAATTTGGATGGATAAAAACAACAGGAAATGACCTTGAAGAGAGAATGGAATCGGTAAAAGATGCTCTTGAGAGTTCAATTCCAGGAATCATTGCAGAAAAGGAAGAAATAAGTTCTGTAAGAGAACTTGGAAATATAAAAATTGTTTCTGATAATCTCGATGCAGATATCGTTTTAATTAATAAAGGGGAAGATTTAGAGATTTTAAAATCTGCAAAACTCTCCGGAAAAGAAACCGGTGTTTACGTTGTAATAAACACCAAAGAAGATGAAGTCTACGCTACAGACGTAAGCAAACTCGATTTTGTCGATTACATTGTTTTAGAAGGAAGCGACTGGACAATTATTCCTCTTGAAAACATCATTGCAGATTTATTCAGCGAAGAAATAAAAATCGTTTCAGTTGTAACAAACGTAAAAGACGCGGAAGCTGCATACGAAATTTTAGAAAAAGGAGTTGACGGCGTAGTTTTAATTCCAAAAGGTATTAACGAAGTAAAAGACTTCTCAAAATTAATTGAAAGAATGAACTCTGAAAGCGTAAAACTCGAATACGCAACAGTTACAAAAATTGAACCTGTTGGAAGTGGGGACCGAGTCTGTATTGACACATGTTCCATGATGGAAATGGGAGAAGGAATGTTAATTGGATCCTACTCCCGAGGGATGTTTTTAGTTCATTCAGAAACTGTTGAAAACCCGTATGTCGCTACACGACCATTTAGGGTAAATGCCGGACCTGTTCATGCCTATATCTTGTGCCCTGAAAACAAAACTAAATATTTAAGCGATTTAAAAGCAGGCGATAAAGTTTTAGTCGTTAGTAAAAACGGTGAAACGAGAGAAGCCATTATCGGACGCGTAAAAATCGAAAAAAGACCGTTATTCCTTGTTGAAGCAGAATACAACGGGGAAAATTTAAGAACAATCCTCCAAAACGCAGAAACTATCCGTTTAGTTGGAGAAGATGGAAAACCAGTTTCAGTTGTTGATTTAAAAGTTGGAACCAAAGTATTGATAAAACCCGATGAAAATGCGCGGCACTTTGGAATGGCAATTAAAGAAACAATTATAGAAAAATAA
- a CDS encoding DUF2254 family protein, with amino-acid sequence MLSKICKNCAYVMDYFLSKEWFQVLIIAAISALLAYYSLFYFAWGTGFDENLRYILSTLPQTQGAIVGIVASISIVAIQMVSQQYSTRITHLLLNKTFWGFIIAYIVSMSYEVLILGFMPTARIPVFIGGYEISYHILIGILFFFVYFDFLILLPYMKNTINGLKPENVIDALINSISKDEIKNYRSLDSENKDYKSARNIPKNTLRTVYYIIGKSLKSDHYMTARNGIILLGANYSVLAKKGKFKNKKFFESYIDNLKNLGLTAYGTSFSISREAIISLEKISKFELNRNYDLSLRALNGIKKIGLLYAQEYELKIDKSDEKELIHIVFEKLGNIIKFILSKPKHNEKIISKQVTFKIMMFSEILKIFELILDKLNSRDILKNEAAGTLILDALNNFSKPVIEFIKTNENTEFVSEIVCNLSKTLKNFVKLISKANEENESLNEYLIEIVKIYGIILDLICEKTIEKTIDTILLDISEIWKISNGKFEQIFGIGDIVENIDNSEKIKCADSLREQLIEKISKQDNN; translated from the coding sequence ATGCTCTCGAAGATTTGTAAAAACTGCGCTTATGTTATGGATTATTTTTTATCAAAAGAATGGTTCCAAGTACTGATAATTGCAGCAATTTCTGCATTACTCGCTTATTATTCCCTATTTTATTTTGCATGGGGTACTGGTTTTGATGAAAATTTAAGGTATATTTTAAGCACGCTGCCACAAACACAAGGGGCGATTGTTGGAATTGTTGCATCGATTTCAATTGTTGCAATCCAGATGGTAAGCCAGCAGTATTCAACGAGAATTACGCATCTTTTACTTAACAAGACGTTTTGGGGATTTATAATAGCTTATATCGTTTCTATGAGTTACGAAGTTTTGATACTCGGGTTTATGCCAACAGCAAGAATTCCGGTATTTATTGGAGGATACGAGATATCATATCATATTTTAATTGGTATTTTGTTCTTTTTTGTCTATTTTGACTTTTTGATACTTTTACCCTACATGAAGAACACGATTAATGGGTTAAAGCCCGAAAATGTTATAGATGCTTTAATAAATTCCATTTCAAAAGACGAAATAAAAAATTACCGTTCACTGGATTCAGAAAACAAAGATTACAAATCTGCAAGGAATATTCCAAAAAACACACTGAGAACAGTTTACTATATAATTGGAAAAAGTTTAAAATCTGATCACTACATGACTGCAAGAAACGGGATAATCCTTCTTGGTGCAAATTACTCAGTTTTAGCGAAAAAAGGTAAATTTAAAAATAAAAAATTTTTTGAAAGCTACATAGACAACCTTAAAAATTTGGGACTGACTGCATACGGGACTTCATTTTCAATCTCAAGGGAAGCAATAATTTCACTTGAAAAAATTTCGAAATTTGAACTAAATAGAAATTATGACTTATCTTTAAGGGCGCTAAACGGAATTAAAAAAATCGGACTTTTGTATGCTCAAGAATACGAATTAAAGATAGACAAATCAGACGAAAAAGAGTTAATCCATATTGTGTTTGAAAAACTTGGAAATATCATAAAATTCATACTTTCAAAGCCTAAACACAACGAAAAAATAATATCAAAACAGGTAACGTTCAAAATTATGATGTTTTCCGAAATTTTAAAAATTTTTGAACTAATTTTGGATAAATTAAATTCAAGGGACATATTAAAAAATGAAGCTGCTGGAACTTTAATTTTGGATGCACTGAATAATTTTTCAAAACCCGTTATTGAATTTATAAAAACAAATGAAAATACAGAATTTGTATCTGAAATTGTCTGCAATCTTTCAAAAACACTGAAAAATTTCGTAAAATTAATTTCCAAAGCAAATGAAGAAAATGAAAGTTTAAACGAGTATTTAATAGAAATAGTGAAAATATACGGAATAATTTTAGATTTGATATGCGAAAAAACGATTGAAAAAACAATAGATACGATTTTATTAGATATTTCAGAAATTTGGAAGATTTCAAACGGGAAATTTGAACAAATCTTTGGAATTGGCGATATTGTTGAAAATATAGATAATTCTGAAAAAATAAAATGTGCAGACAGTTTAAGAGAACAACTAATAGAAAAAATTTCAAAACAAGACAATAATTAA
- a CDS encoding RIO1 family regulatory kinase/ATPase domain-containing protein produces MEDNDWKLLKIIEISMKNHEWVPIQDLRRKTGFHEKEIVFRLGRLNKFKFTNKSNYGYRLSHWGYDALAMNAFIKKELIAGIGGKVGVGKEGDVYHVLLTNHREAVLKFHQLGRTCFSMGKRYREYLANKRHISWLYASRLTAAREFEVLNMLFPVVKVPEPIEQNRHAIIMGKLHGEELKRVNLPEINVDPEEFFWKLMAEVKKTYDLGIIHGDLSEFNILIDSEGDFVIIDWPQAIEVGKKGKLDKLPFEEVEYDEEFYLKRDIENLLRYFKKYGIDKDMDKLYNYVIGDINSENI; encoded by the coding sequence ATGGAAGATAACGACTGGAAATTGTTAAAAATAATTGAAATTTCAATGAAAAATCACGAATGGGTACCTATTCAAGATTTAAGGCGAAAAACGGGATTTCATGAAAAAGAAATAGTTTTCAGGCTTGGAAGATTGAATAAATTTAAGTTTACCAACAAGTCTAATTACGGATACAGGCTTTCCCACTGGGGGTATGATGCATTAGCGATGAATGCATTTATAAAAAAGGAATTAATTGCAGGAATTGGTGGAAAAGTTGGGGTTGGAAAAGAAGGCGATGTTTATCACGTTCTGCTCACGAATCACCGTGAAGCTGTTTTGAAATTCCACCAGCTTGGAAGAACATGTTTCTCAATGGGAAAAAGATACCGAGAGTACCTTGCAAATAAAAGGCATATCAGCTGGCTTTACGCTTCAAGGCTCACCGCTGCAAGAGAATTTGAAGTTTTAAACATGCTTTTTCCAGTTGTAAAAGTTCCTGAACCAATTGAACAGAACCGGCACGCAATAATAATGGGAAAACTACACGGGGAAGAATTAAAGCGTGTTAATCTTCCTGAAATAAATGTGGATCCCGAAGAATTTTTCTGGAAGTTAATGGCAGAAGTTAAAAAAACATACGATTTAGGAATTATTCACGGGGATTTAAGTGAATTTAATATATTGATTGATTCGGAAGGCGATTTTGTAATTATCGACTGGCCTCAAGCAATCGAAGTCGGAAAAAAAGGAAAATTGGATAAATTACCATTTGAAGAAGTAGAATACGATGAAGAATTTTATCTAAAAAGGGATATTGAAAATCTGCTCCGGTACTTTAAAAAGTACGGAATCGATAAAGACATGGATAAGTTATATAATTATGTTATTGGAGATATAAATAGCGAAAATATTTAA